One Lentisphaera araneosa HTCC2155 DNA window includes the following coding sequences:
- a CDS encoding group II intron maturase-specific domain-containing protein has protein sequence MNQQDEYFEFLGYHFERSKRTGRINRWPRKQSMAKMKDTVRKHTRRCNWQSVEEIIKGLRPSLKGWYEYFKHSNRWAMLEVDAFFRRRLRSIIAKYNRKKGSHRFIDNRKYTKKYFAELAACRTYPDSRSEIRGSWSILNKC, from the coding sequence ATGAATCAGCAGGATGAGTACTTTGAATTTCTAGGTTATCACTTTGAGCGCTCGAAAAGAACGGGCAGGATAAATAGGTGGCCAAGAAAACAGAGTATGGCTAAAATGAAAGACACTGTGCGAAAGCATACGAGGCGTTGTAACTGGCAATCGGTAGAAGAAATCATTAAAGGTCTCAGGCCTAGTCTCAAAGGTTGGTATGAGTACTTCAAACACTCAAATCGTTGGGCTATGCTCGAAGTTGATGCTTTCTTTCGTCGAAGGTTACGAAGTATTATCGCTAAGTACAATCGTAAGAAAGGTTCACATCGCTTTATAGATAACAGGAAATATACCAAGAAATACTTTGCAGAGCTAGCAGCCTGTCGGACTTATCCTGACTCGAGAAGTGAAATTAGAGGAAGCTGGAGTATTTTGAATAAATGCTAA
- a CDS encoding diphosphate--fructose-6-phosphate 1-phosphotransferase, with product MSAISALQAARAAYQPKLPTVFANGAAVNIIEGDATTAAADLDQIQALFPETYGAPKVNFEANMNKTTTAINVAVILSGGQAPGGHNVIAGIFDGIISLNADSKLYGFLGGPGGAVDNKYMEIDSAIMDAYRNTGGFDIIGSGRTKLEETAQFDQVITNCKALNIGALVIIGGDDSNTNGCVLAEYCKAQNSGILVIGAPKTIDGDLKNEDIEASFGFDTACKVYSELIGNISRDACSARKYWHFIKVMGRSASHIALECGLQTRANVTLVSEEVEAKAMTLGGIVADIADKAVKRAAKGEHFGIVVIPEGVIEFIPQMKVLIAELNDLLAHDASLSDSLPIAADVDQLQSHGLSAESASVYLSMPANIRQQLVMDRDPHGNVQVSRIETEKLIASMVEMYMEENHADIHFSEQHHFFGYEGRCAAPSNFDADYCYSLGYTAAALIGAGKTACLASVKNLKSPASEWVAGGIPLTSMMNVERRHGADKPVIKKALVELDGAPFKELVANRDEWALHSNYVFPGPIQYFGPTEVCDQPTITLTLEQR from the coding sequence ATGTCTGCGATTTCCGCACTCCAGGCTGCCCGTGCAGCTTACCAACCCAAGCTCCCCACCGTTTTTGCCAATGGCGCCGCCGTCAACATTATCGAAGGTGATGCGACCACTGCAGCGGCTGACCTCGATCAAATCCAAGCTCTGTTCCCCGAAACTTATGGTGCACCAAAAGTCAATTTCGAAGCAAATATGAATAAGACCACTACAGCCATCAATGTTGCCGTTATCCTCTCTGGTGGACAAGCTCCGGGCGGACACAATGTGATTGCCGGTATTTTCGATGGCATCATATCCTTGAATGCAGATTCAAAACTCTACGGATTTCTCGGTGGCCCCGGTGGTGCAGTTGATAATAAGTATATGGAAATTGACTCGGCAATCATGGATGCCTACCGCAACACAGGCGGTTTTGATATCATTGGTTCCGGTCGTACAAAACTTGAAGAAACGGCTCAGTTCGACCAAGTTATTACCAACTGTAAAGCACTGAATATTGGCGCTCTCGTCATCATTGGTGGTGACGATTCCAATACCAACGGTTGCGTTTTAGCTGAGTACTGCAAAGCACAAAACTCTGGCATCCTCGTCATTGGCGCACCTAAAACGATTGATGGCGACCTTAAAAACGAAGACATCGAAGCTTCATTTGGTTTTGACACAGCCTGCAAAGTTTACAGTGAACTCATTGGTAATATCTCGCGTGATGCTTGCTCAGCTCGCAAATACTGGCACTTCATCAAAGTCATGGGGCGTTCTGCTTCCCACATTGCCCTTGAATGCGGACTTCAAACCCGCGCCAACGTCACGCTCGTTTCCGAAGAAGTGGAAGCTAAAGCCATGACACTTGGTGGCATTGTTGCAGATATCGCAGATAAAGCCGTCAAGCGCGCAGCGAAAGGCGAGCATTTTGGTATTGTCGTTATCCCCGAAGGCGTCATTGAATTCATCCCCCAAATGAAAGTTCTCATTGCTGAGCTCAATGACCTACTTGCACATGACGCAAGCCTCTCCGACTCTCTCCCTATCGCTGCTGATGTAGATCAACTCCAAAGCCACGGCCTCAGTGCTGAATCCGCAAGTGTTTACCTCTCCATGCCAGCAAATATCCGTCAGCAACTGGTGATGGATCGTGACCCTCATGGCAACGTGCAAGTTTCTCGTATTGAAACCGAGAAACTCATTGCGAGCATGGTAGAAATGTATATGGAAGAGAATCACGCGGATATCCACTTCTCTGAGCAACATCACTTCTTTGGTTACGAAGGTCGTTGCGCTGCGCCATCGAACTTTGATGCCGATTACTGCTATAGCCTTGGTTATACCGCAGCCGCACTCATTGGCGCCGGTAAAACTGCTTGCTTAGCCTCAGTTAAAAATCTTAAATCACCCGCTTCTGAATGGGTTGCTGGGGGTATTCCATTGACTTCTATGATGAATGTTGAACGCCGTCATGGTGCCGATAAGCCCGTGATCAAAAAAGCACTCGTCGAACTCGATGGCGCTCCCTTCAAAGAACTCGTCGCTAATCGCGATGAATGGGCACTTCATTCAAACTACGTCTTCCCAGGTCCGATTCAGTACTTCGGCCCCACAGAAGTTTGTGATCAACCCACCATTACTTTGACTCTCGAACAAAGATAA